The window AACAATGAAATAAAAATCATTGGGGCAACATGAATCTTGCAATTAGATGGAATGTTACACTCTCGTTTGATTTCTACATTCTCTGGTATGCGTATCATCATCAAGTCGATATAGTTGTGTAAGAACTCTACCTCTTCCTTCAGGCAGACGTAAGGCTGCTGGTTGTCATAGAGAATATGTCGTAACATCTTTGAAAGGTCGATAATAGCTTTCTGCGCCTTTTCAGTATCGAAAGCTGTAAGCGCATAGATATTATTCATTGTGTTGAGCAAGAAATGTGGGTTAACTTGCTGGCGTAAATTCACCAACTCAGCTTTTGTCATTGCTGTTTCAGCCTCACGCTTTTCCTTCTCAGCCTTTGACCAACGCTGTGCCATCAGTATTGATGTTGCGACACCAGCGCAGATACTTAGGTTAAAGATATTACGCACAATGAAGAATATGTGTGGATAAACATATTTGTCTTCTTTGTTTTCAACAAAGACTTGGTATGGATAAGTCATTAAGTCATGCTCACCTGAGATATAGTACAACCACTCATGCTGTACAATAGATAGGATAAGGATGAGCAGTGTGTTGATTACCCAGAAGTTTTTCTTACGTCCCTTTAACAGCATGGGTGCAAGTACAAAATAATTAGTATATGCAACTGCCATCATTGAAAGGGGAATGATATATATAGACAAGTCGTTTTGCCATGATGTATGTT of the Prevotella melaninogenica genome contains:
- a CDS encoding sensor histidine kinase, whose protein sequence is MRKQIDIFKSFWNQIIIWLPLFLIPILYAPHEHTSWQNDLSIYIIPLSMMAVAYTNYFVLAPMLLKGRKKNFWVINTLLILILSIVQHEWLYYISGEHDLMTYPYQVFVENKEDKYVYPHIFFIVRNIFNLSICAGVATSILMAQRWSKAEKEKREAETAMTKAELVNLRQQVNPHFLLNTMNNIYALTAFDTEKAQKAIIDLSKMLRHILYDNQQPYVCLKEEVEFLHNYIDLMMIRIPENVEIKRECNIPSNCKIHVAPMIFISLLENAFKHGISPEQKNFIHIKLDANDENIIFSIQNSNYPKGEAERNGHGIGLKQVERRLELAYPGKYKWEKGFDSNRNTYSSKIIIYDTKLYNH